The Acidobacteriota bacterium genome segment CCGGGAGAGAACCACGGATGAACACGGATAGACACGGATAATCCGCAAACGGGCTTTAACCGTGGAAAAATTGGAACCACAGAATACGCAGAACGTGAGAAACACGGATAGAATGATCGAGTGTGAAATGTTTGCCAGGATGGCAAAGCGATCTCTGTGAAAGGACTACGACCCTGTCCCCGGGGAGGCGCCGCGGACGCCCGTCACGCTTTCCGATACGGTTGGGTTTCTCTGGCGTCCGCGGCTTGCCCCGGGCTGTAACGTCTTTCCCCTTCGGGGAATCGGCGGGCCGGGTACGTTGACTTCCCGAGGCCGATTGCGATGGCGATGGCGAGGCCGATAGCGATGGCGATGCCGATACCGATAGCGATACCGATAGCGATACCGATAGCGATACCGATAGCGATACCGATAGCGATTTAAATGGGGATAGAGGGGGGGGGGAAAGAAAAGAGGGAACTTTTTCCGGCGACGCCTGTCATAATAGGCGTAGGAGGCGACCATGGAACCCGGAAGGCCCCTCGCTCGAAACGAACACCCGGACGGCCCCCCGAACCTCGCGGACGGGCGGCACGACGGCGCCTACCTCGAGGGCTTCGACCCGACCGACATCCGTTTCGACGATCTCTTCCGTTGCTACAAGCACATGGTCTTCCAGCTCGCCTACCGCCTCCTGGGCAACTACGACGACGCCCTCGAGCTGTCCCAGGACGTGTTCTGCAAGGTTTACAAGAACCTCGGGACGTTCCGGGGCGAATCGTCCCTGAGGACCTGGATCTACCGGATCACCGTCAACCTGTCCCACAACAAGATCCGTTGGCGCAAGGCGAAGCGGATCTTCGGGATGCGGGACATCCACACCCTGGAGCCCCGGTCGGTCCTGGGCCTCGAGCGCGACGGGGTCGAGCGGATGCAGAACCCCGAGCAGCGCCTGCTGGAGGACGAGGACGAGCAGCGGGTCCAGCGGTGCCTGCAGGGCCTCCCCATCAAACTCCGGACCGTCCTTGTCCTGCGGGATATCGACGGCATGTCCTACGAGGAGATCGCCCAGGGGGTGGGGATCTCGGTGGGGACCGTCAAGAGCCGCATCGCCCGGGGGCGGGAGCGCCTGCGTTTCCTCCTGGCGAAGTCGGTTTTCGGGAGGGTATCATGAAGTGCAGCAAGATCAAGACGATGATCCACGGGTATATCGACGACGCCCTGGGGCCCGACGGACGCTTCGCCGTGGAGTGGCACCTCGAGACGTGCCCCGCCTGCCGGAAGTACTTCCAGGACATGGCAGACGTCCGGGAGAACCTCCGGGGGCTCGGGACGGTGAAGGCCCCGGCGGTCCTTCACTTCATGCTGAAGTCGAGGGTCCGTTTTTCCACCCCCCGCCCTTCGCCGGCCTGGTTCCTGCCGGACCCTTTCCGGCTGCTGGGCGTGCGGGACGCTTTCCCCTGGAAAGCCGTGGCCGCCGTCATCCCGTTGACGGTGCTGCTGTTCGTCTTCAGCGCGTCCCTGCTCTACCACCCCGGGGACCTGAAGGAGATCATCGCCGCCTCCCCGGGCGGGTTTTATCACCAGGCCCATTCCGCCGGGGCACCGGCGCGGTTCGTCGCCCCGGAGTTCGACCACGACCGGATGAGTGAGTTGGCGGATGCCGGGGTCCTCAACCCGGAGACGGACCGCCTGGACCTGGCCGCCCTTGTCAACCCCGCGGGGAACGTCCAATTCACCTACATCTCCGGGGACCCCCGCAACGAGGAGAAGGTCCGCCGGATCCTCGACTCGGCCGTGGTCTCCCCGGCCGTCCTCAACGGGCGCAAGGTCGGAACCCTCTTCGTGCTCTCGGTGGAACGCGTGCGGGCGGAGAGCTGACCTCAGAGCCGGCTTCCCAAACGGCGGGCGCGGGCGAACACTTTTTCCGGGACCGGGCGGCCGCAGCGGGTCCCGGGGTGGGTGAGCGTCCCCACCAGCCGGTAACCCCCGTAGTGAAGCACCTCCCGGACGGCCCGGATCGCCCCCCGGCTCTCCGCCAGCACGACGTCGAGCGGCCACGGGGTGGAGCAGGCGGTCACGATGACGGCCCGTTTCCCCTTCTGCCGGGGGACGGGAAAACCCCGCGGGCCCTCTCCCAGGAAGACGGGGACATTGCGGTCGAACAGGAGCTTGAGCGGGGCGCAGACGTTTCCCCAGTGCGTGGGGGTGCCGACCACCAGGGCGTCCGCACCCCGGATCCTCTCGCCGACACGGTGCGCGTCGTCGGTGGGGAGCGAACACCCGCCGCCGGAGCGGCAGGACATGCAGGCCGTGCAGAAGGCCATGTTCAGGCGGCAGACGTCCACCCAGTCCACGTCCCGGCCCGGCGGGAGACCTTCCGTCACCGCCTTCAGAAGGGCGGCCACCGTGCCTGACCGACGGGGGCTCCCGTTGAGAACCATGATCCGCATGACATCCTCCCTGCACCAATTTGGATGAAGCAGTGGTATAGTAGATTCCGTGAACTCCGCACTCTTGCGTCGAGGTGAAACATGATCGAGTGCAACCGATGCCGGAAGGTTTACGACGAACGGAGCGGGGCCTGCCCTTTTTGCGGCGGGCCCGCGTACCCCGGCGACGGTCCCGCCGGCTCCCCCCCGGACGAGGCGCCCTCCCGGCCGGCCCGGACGCTCCTGTTCGAGGGGATGCCGGGTGCGTCGGGGGAGGATGACCCGTCCCAGGGGAGGACCGTGGTGTGCCCGGTGATTCCCCGCAGCGACCCCGGACCGGTCGACCCGTCGAAGGGGAAGACCCTGATGTACCCCACCATTCCCCCCGCCGTCCCCGCGAATGACGACCCGTCCCGGGGGAAGACCCTGGTCTACCCGACGATCCCGCCGGCGTCCGACCCGACCCCGTCGAAGACGCTCGTTTTCCCCACCATCCCCCGCAGTGCGCCCTCGCCTCCGCCGCACCCGGACTGGGACGGTGTCTCTCCCCCGCCGGCCCGGCCCGACTACCCGGAAGCGCCCCCTTCCGCCT includes the following:
- a CDS encoding sigma-70 family RNA polymerase sigma factor, with amino-acid sequence MEPGRPLARNEHPDGPPNLADGRHDGAYLEGFDPTDIRFDDLFRCYKHMVFQLAYRLLGNYDDALELSQDVFCKVYKNLGTFRGESSLRTWIYRITVNLSHNKIRWRKAKRIFGMRDIHTLEPRSVLGLERDGVERMQNPEQRLLEDEDEQRVQRCLQGLPIKLRTVLVLRDIDGMSYEEIAQGVGISVGTVKSRIARGRERLRFLLAKSVFGRVS
- a CDS encoding zf-HC2 domain-containing protein, with translation MKCSKIKTMIHGYIDDALGPDGRFAVEWHLETCPACRKYFQDMADVRENLRGLGTVKAPAVLHFMLKSRVRFSTPRPSPAWFLPDPFRLLGVRDAFPWKAVAAVIPLTVLLFVFSASLLYHPGDLKEIIAASPGGFYHQAHSAGAPARFVAPEFDHDRMSELADAGVLNPETDRLDLAALVNPAGNVQFTYISGDPRNEEKVRRILDSAVVSPAVLNGRKVGTLFVLSVERVRAES
- a CDS encoding flavodoxin family protein codes for the protein MRIMVLNGSPRRSGTVAALLKAVTEGLPPGRDVDWVDVCRLNMAFCTACMSCRSGGGCSLPTDDAHRVGERIRGADALVVGTPTHWGNVCAPLKLLFDRNVPVFLGEGPRGFPVPRQKGKRAVIVTACSTPWPLDVVLAESRGAIRAVREVLHYGGYRLVGTLTHPGTRCGRPVPEKVFARARRLGSRL